The DNA segment CGTCATGTCTCCTCCGTTCAGTACCGCGGCCCTGAGCGCGTCGCGCAGCTCCGCTGCGAAAACCGGGTCGGGAGCGACAGGCTGGGCAGGCAGCCGGAGGGCATCGAATGGATCGCCGAACGAGTCAGTCGAGTCAGTCACGGTCACCCTCCCTTCCCTCGTGTCCCTGATGTCTCTTGTAGTTCTGGCGGAAGGCGTTGCGGGCCCTGACCAGCAGCGCCTCGGTCGCGTGCACGGTGCGATCGAGCTGCCGTGCCACCTCGGCGACCCCCAGCCCGTCCAGGTAGCGCAGGGTCAGCGCGGCCCTGTGTTGTGGCCCCAGCTCAGCCAGCACCTGCCTGGCGAACAGGGTGTCCAGCTCGCCAGGCCACGGGTCGGTTTCCTCCTGCTCCGTGTTGTGCACGAGCCGCAGGCCCCTTTCCTCGCGTTCTCGTCTGCGCCAGTGATCGACGAGCTTGTTTCGCGCGATGCCGACGAGCCAGGCGGTGCTGATCACGCCGGGATCGCGCCTCCTGCACGTCTGCACGGCTCCGAGAAAGGTCTCCGAGGTCAGTTCCTCCGCCAGTGAGCGGTTTCCGCAACGGGCCAGCAGGTAGCCATACACCTCCGGCAACGCCTGCTCGTAGAGGTTGAGCAGCGCGAATGCCGGATCCGGCCGCATCCGTGGTTCCGTCACACCCCCATCGTCGTTCGGCGGAAAGGGTCTCCGACGCCCCTGCCGCGTTTTTTCACGCTTTTCGTGGACTTTTCGCCCGGCTAGCTTGGTCGGCATGGCCACGACGCATCACCACACGTGCACGCTCTGCGAGGCCACCTGCGGAATTACCGTTTCCGTCGACGGCGGAAGGGTGACCGCGATCAGGGGAGACGAGCTGGATCCGCTTTCGCGCGGTTTTCTGTGCCCGAAAGGGGTCGCGCTGGCCGACGTGCACCACGACCCGGACCGGTTACGC comes from the Prauserella marina genome and includes:
- a CDS encoding RNA polymerase sigma factor, which produces MTEPRMRPDPAFALLNLYEQALPEVYGYLLARCGNRSLAEELTSETFLGAVQTCRRRDPGVISTAWLVGIARNKLVDHWRRREREERGLRLVHNTEQEETDPWPGELDTLFARQVLAELGPQHRAALTLRYLDGLGVAEVARQLDRTVHATEALLVRARNAFRQNYKRHQGHEGREGDRD